A single window of Culicoides brevitarsis isolate CSIRO-B50_1 chromosome 3, AGI_CSIRO_Cbre_v1, whole genome shotgun sequence DNA harbors:
- the LOC134835360 gene encoding pickpocket protein 19-like — MVGVIYVSLLLSERFNSTPLATVVESTIYPVSDISYPAVTICNYNRVNWNRVEAAKRKYIPNATENVVKQFESYLKTINRLEYGSFDEFQDIDTWDIDALEHIDLLELYRDVAYTCEEMFDSTATCWWRNKFFNCCQIFHTQRSEYGICLSFNSVTNSDGHEMFLNSSNSYPRRTSSSMDWSGLRIEITIPTSGMPPGLPTEDMGLMVIVGNPFEWPSNGYLVPAGTNTGVSVHPTYSYSTENIYHLAINERMCIFDEDIKLNHIDNASVMRLPLRLDRYYVGNCYSECRQQHMIKFCNCTIDFFYKPGNYTPCRMSGIKCLNKFDQIMNYQKPPSGNSFFSDDEPGISCNCWQECTRTEYAVEVAPNMLSEATPGKIILDVHYQRSTTVKYRTDVVFGWMDLMGK; from the exons ATGGTTGGTGTCATTTACGTGAGCCTTTTATTATCTGAGCGTTTTAATAGCACCCCATTAGCAACT gTGGTTGAAAGCACAATTTATCCCGTTTCTGATATTTCGTATCCTGCGGTGACCATTTGCAACTACAATCGTGTGAATTGGAATCGTGTTGAAGCCGCAAAAAGGAAATATATCCCGAATGCAACTGAAAATGTAGTAAAACAATTTGAATCTTACCTCAAAACGATTAACCGCTTGGAATATGGATCTTTTGATGAGTTTCAAGACATTGATACTTGGGATATCGATGCTCTTGAACACATTGACCTTCTGGAGTTGTATCGAGATGTTGCCTACACTTGTGAGGAAATGTTTGACTCAACAGCAACTTGTTGGtggagaaataaatttttcaattgttgtcaaatttttcacacacaacgCAGTGAATATGGGATTTGTCTTTCTTTTAATTCTGTCACAAATTCTGATGGACACGAAATgttt ctaaacTCTTCGAATTCGTACCCTCGTCGTACGAGCAGTTCCATGGATTGGTCAGGATTGCGAATTGAAATCACGATTCCCACAAGTGGAATGCCTCCCGGTCTTCCTACTGAAGACATGGGACTGATGGTTATCGTGGGAAACCCTTTTGAATGGCCAAGTAATGGATATCTCGTGCCAGCTGGAACAAATACAGGCGTTTCCGTTCATCCAACTTACTCGTATTcgactgaaaatatttatcaccTTGCAATTAACGAAAGAATGTGCATTTTTGACGAAGATATTAAACTAAATCACATCGACAATGCAAGTGTCATGCGGCTCCCGTTGCGACTCGATCGTTATTATGTCGGAAACTGCTACTCGGAGTGTCGACAACAACACATGATAAAATTCTGCAACTGCACTATTGACTTTTTCTACAAACCTGGCAACTATACGCCTTGTCGCATGTCTGGAATAAAGTGTCTGAACAAGTTTGATCAGATTATGAATTATCAGAAGCCTCCATCGGGTAATTCGTTCTTTTCTGATGACGAACCTGGAATTAGCTGCAATTGCTGGCAGGAATGCACAAGAACAGAATATGCAGTTGAAGTGGCTCCGAATATGCTGAGCGAAGCAACTCCCGGTAAAATTATTCTTGATGTGCATTATCAGAGATCGACAACGGTGAAATATCGTACAGACGTCGTTTTTGGATGGATGGATCTCATGGGTAAATAA